A genomic window from Lycium barbarum isolate Lr01 chromosome 4, ASM1917538v2, whole genome shotgun sequence includes:
- the LOC132635972 gene encoding uncharacterized protein LOC132635972 isoform X1 — protein sequence MNLFLCRKFNKKMTPRCIYVAFNGKWDAAYNYVNHETKLILVNNGVNFQQFTQQIFARHTQDTQQKEANIWFDTSEKTSKGMRVTNDIDLHTCLYLLNNNDNFRNSHFILEFNSADAENNPLQEHHNESILMTEGQTIEEIDRQLCIAYEEDMSEVGLDDEQHSPIGHNLGIPHEQSEIVTPNQTPQQLQWQPPNIEQVVNNDLSQHPTSKNVVSLTPSMTVEETQTQPCNKTKTLKRKRIQNDTQILTPSASIDQIEVDILFKDKDTMKKCMNNIAITRHQQYKVEIYARNGITSDVLIQPAFGVSTVQGSEDQNFLK from the coding sequence ATGAATCTCTTTTTATGCAGGAAGTTTAACAAAAAAATGACACCAAGATGCATCTACGTAGCCTTCAACGGCAAATGGGACGCCGCCTACAATTATGTTAATCATGAAACCAAGCTAATACTTGTCAATAATGGTGTAAAttttcaacaattcactcaacagatatttgcgaggcatacacaagatactcagcaaaaagaggccaacatatggtttgacaccagtgagaaaacatccaaagggatgcgtgtaacaaacgacattgatcttcacacttgcttgtacctgctcaacaacaatgacaacttcaGGAATTCCCATTTCATATTAGAGTTCAATTCAGCTGATGCGGAGAACAACCCATTACAAGAACATCATAATGAATCTATCCTAATGACAGAAGGACAAACCATAGAGGAAATTGACAGACAACTCTGCATTGCTTATGAAGAAGACATgtctgaagttggattggatgacGAACAACACAGTCCTATTGGACATAACCTTGGGATTCCACATGAGCAGAGCGAGATAGTAACTCCTAACCAGACACCTCAGCAGCTACAATGGCAACCACCAAACATTGAGCAAGTTGTAAACAATGACCTTTCTCAGCATCCAACTTCAAAGAATGTTGTATCACTTACTCCGAGCATGACAGTTGAAGAGACACAAACACAGCCATGCAACAAAACAAAGACACTAAAAAGGAAGAGaatacaaaatgatacacaaattttgacaCCTAGTGCATCGATTGATCAAATAGAAGTTGACATTTTATTCAAAGACAAAGATACTATGAAAAAATGCATGAATAACATTGCAATTACTCGTCATCAACAGTACAAGGTAGAAATTTATGCACGCAACGGTATTACATCAGATGTGTTGATCCAACCTGCATTTGGCGTTTCCACAGTTCAAGGTTCAGAGGATCAGAACTTTTTAAAGtag
- the LOC132635972 gene encoding uncharacterized protein LOC132635972 isoform X2, whose product MQSMHGGVALPRGIMTMGGMALPAGNRDDLPLNQYEYMGLQLDEDKRRIQHEKMRREQYFEAESNFKEPCPKNDRGASGQVHKEREPSTSCSGDGFARKPHRKHLRVEKTRERSPHASSDCRDKVHRHSDRSNSVTDGFPSSSDRRRRASHQHHSRDSRKDHECDSTLDHYQVSDRKRGVNCHVRGSHQKHHRSSALEPSAPVHQKARSKERGLGHDARNSRHHERHSIDEVRDNKKWMSSGSYEDCRDSHHHK is encoded by the exons ATGCAATCTATGCATGGTGGCGTGGCTTTACCCCG AGGAATCATGACAATGGGTGGTATGGCACTTCCAGCTGGAAACAGAGATGATCTCCCATTGAACCAATACGAGTACATGGGCCTCCAGCTTGATGAAGATAAAAGGAGAATTCAGCATGAAAAAATGAGAAG AGAGCAATATTTTGAAGCTGAGTCCAACTTTAAGGAGCCTTGCCCAAAAAATGATCGAGGAGCATCAGGACAGGTCCATAAGGAGAGGGAACCAAGTACAAGTTGTTCTGGTGATGGCTTTGCTCGAAAACCACACAGAAAGCACCTCCGTGTTGAGAAAACAAGGGAGAGAAGTCCTCATGCCTCATCTGATTGTAGAGATAAGGTGCATCGTCACTCTGACAGGTCTAATTCTGTCACTGATGGTTTTCCTAGTAGTTCTGATAGGCGCAGGAGAGCAAGTCATCAACACCATAGTCGGGACTCAAGAAAGGACCATGAATGTGATTCTACTTTGGATCACTATCAAGTTTCTGATCGTAAACGTGGAGTTAATTGTCATGTAAGAGGCTCTCATCAGAAACATCACCGAAGTTCTGCACTTGAACCTAGTGCACCTGTGCATCAGAAAGCACGATCCAAGGAGAGGGGTTTGGGGCATGATGCAAGGAACTCCAGGCACCATGAAAGACACTCCATCGATGAGGTACGTGACAACAAGAAATGGATGAGCAGCGGCTCTTATGAAGATTGCAGAGACAGTCATCATCACAAGTGA